Proteins found in one Oncorhynchus mykiss isolate Arlee chromosome 3, USDA_OmykA_1.1, whole genome shotgun sequence genomic segment:
- the LOC110510492 gene encoding zinc finger protein 271, giving the protein MDYVSSAEPDVDAFICTECGDGFRRYLDLVKHITVHERLRTHEQTDSFSLDSLPNGFQVPREYALHENGTFIVVDRSGPSNNPSVKQPSSTPSPYQNSKTIVLTTKPAKTDLRVNTVSHSQCRSVSPLKQYRCETCGKSFNNQLSLQHHQQYRNLEQGYKCTLCCKIFTDKERLREHLQEHAHEIFYCCGQCGKRFLKQETLYAHQKEQHGSLGLKQMGKSDNGQENIIQKTYPCKKCNLCFFWLSDMQSHLLSHSKDKPLSVNSSSKIEQQSQKDELSHTIEYSDSTPTDVTKQYSSGTPTTDVTKQYSSGTPTTDVTKQYSSGTPTTDVTKQYSSGTPTTDVTKQYSSGTPTTDVTKQYSSDATVDVKTHNGKSDSKTPSSFRPYRCGLCGDRFQQLTDLKEHHLTHQTQEEIDKLNKDSESQRVVKKWQRYTRIECIVTKAPARKGGRPPLYKKGSGTKLHPCKHCHRVFSHSSSLSRHNRSHKGTLHTCVLCGKHFPQRCDVRRHIAMYHKPELEKKPSLKYLALHSKPDGGSQLNSDVLEQNVSSKIKPKKSLDSVVAELDSDNGEDQQTTSTGEVSAAPKVRRNYKCDQCGKKFGLLCVYQRHLRYHKREPGSEIVKCPHCPSCFRSSSALGRHLEIHPSQSRGEMDMEGRASPTADSNPDLDSDQDNVKDLVGHGDIDDVKGGNGEKIGPAEVLYECTECTETFSSLQKFLKHQSSHGSDNLG; this is encoded by the coding sequence ATGGATTACGTAAGCTCCGCTGAACCAGATGTTGATGCCTTCATCTGCACAGAATGTGGGGATGGCTTCAGGCGCTACCTTGACTTGGTTAAACACATTACTGTTCATGAACGACTCAGGACTCATGAACAAACAGATTCGTTTTCCCTTGACAGTTTACCCAATGGGTTTCAAGTTCCCCGTGAGTATGCTCTCCACGAAAATGGAACTTTCATAGTGGTTGACAGATCTGGACCATCAAACAACCCTTCTGTCAAGCAGCCATCTTCAACTCCTTCACCTTATCAGAATTCAAAGACCATTGTACTTACAACTAAGCCAGCCAAAACTGATCTACGCGTTAACACAGTATCTCACTCCCAGTGCCGCAGTGTCTCTCCTCTAAAACAGTACCGATGTGAAACATGTGGAAAATCGTTTAACAACCAGCTGAGTTTACAACACCATCAACAGTATCGGAATTTAGAGCAAGGTTATAAGTGCACCTTGTGTTGCAAGATCTTCACAGATAAAGAGAGGCTAAGGGAACATCTCCAAGAACATGCCCATGAAATATTTTACTGCTGTGGTCAGTGTGGAAAACGCTTTCTGAAACAAGAGACCCTGTATGCTCATCAAAAAGAGCAGCATGGATCGCTGGGGCTCAAACAAATGGGGAAGTCAGACAATGGTCAAGAGAACATAATACAGAAAACATATCCCTGTAAGAAGTGTAATCTGTGTTTTTTCTGGCTCTCCGACATGCAGAGCCACTTACTCAGTCATTCCAAAGACAAACCATTATCTGTGAACTCTTCATCCAAAATCGAGCAACAGTCTCAGAAAGATGAGCTATCACATACCATAGAGTACAGCGACAGCACCCCTACCGATGTGACCAAACAGTACAGCAGCGGCACCCCTACTACCGATGTGACCAAACAGTACAGCAGCGGCACCCCTACTACCGATGTGACCAAACAGTACAGCAGCGGCACCCCTACTACCGATGTGACCAAACAATACAGCAGCGGCACCCCTACTACCGATGTGACCAAACAATACAGCAGCGGCACCCCTACTACCGATGTGACCAAACAGTACAGCAGTGACGCAACTGTCGATGTGAAGACCCACAATGGCAAATCTGATTCCAAAACACCATCCTCTTTCAGACCATACCGCTGTGGTTTGTGTGGAGATCGCTTCCAGCAGTTAACAGACTTGAAGGAGCATCATCTTACCCATCAAACACAGGAAGAAATTGACAAGTTAAATAAGGATTCAGAGTCACAAAGAGTTGTAAAAAAGTGGCAAAGGTATACTCGCATTGAGTGCATCGTAACAAAAGCACCTGCAAGGAAGGGAGGAAGGCCCCCACTTTATAAAAAAGGCTCTGGGACAAAATTACATCCATGCAAGCACTGCCACCGTGTATTTAGTCACTCAAGTAGTCTGTCTCGGCACAATAGATCCCACAAGGGGACTCTTCACACTTGTGTTCTCTGTGGGAAACATTTTCCACAACGCTGTGATGTCCGGAGGCATATAGCCATGTATCACAAACCTGAATTAGAGAAGAAGCCAAGTCTTAAGTACTTGGCATTGCATTCTAAACCAGATGGTGGTTCCCAATTGAATTCTGATGTGTTGGAACAGAATGTGTCATCTAAAATAAAACCCAAGAAGTCTTTAGACAGTGTTGTTGCAGAATTGGACAGTGACAATGGTGAAGATCAGCAAACCACATCTACTGGAGAAGTGTCCGCTGCTCCTAAGGTACGGAGGAACTACAAGTGTGACCAATGTGGGAAAAAGTTTGGGTTGCTGTGTGTGTACCAACGGCATTTGCGGTACCACAAAAGGGAACCAGGTAGTGAAATAGTTAAGTGCCCTCACTGTCCAAGTTGCTTCCGGAGTTCTTCTGCTCTAGGACGCCATCTTGAGATTCACCCAAGTCAGTCAAGGGGGGAAATGGACATGGAAGGACGGGCATCTCCCACTGCTGACTCCAATccagacctggactctgaccaAGACAATGTAAAGGATTTAGTGGGTCATGGGGACATTGACGATGTCAAGGGTGGGAATGGTGAAAAAATTGGTCCAGCAGAGGTGCTGTACGAATGCACTGAGTGTACAGAGACTTTTTCCTCCTTGCAGAAGTTTCTGAAGCACCAGAGTTCTCATGGGTCCGATAACCTTGGCTAA
- the fpr1 gene encoding chemokine-like receptor 1, with protein sequence MMALTTTPLYPEIWTELSHNDSSPGNSTDDYEDYPDEHAELRQSLNFMSLIVYCLAFVLGVLGNGLVIWVTGFKMKKTVNTVWFLNLAVADFLFTAFLPLSVTYTAMDFHWPFGKFMCKLNSTISFLNMFASVYILVVISMDRCVSVVRPVWAQNHRNIRKASCISLGVWLWALVLSSPYFVFRDIGASYKNEEILNCFNNFAFSDDYDTKEVAELRVFRHQAMIVTRFLLGFVVPFAIIVTCYAIIIHRLKRNRNLASHSGRPFKIIAAVITAFFLCWAPYHIMALIEMVNNAAAEFSYTLDHVTTIGVPIATSLAFLNSCLNPLLYVFMGQDFKEKLRKSVLTVLESAFTEEVSRSNHTYTNSGLTSRSKEKSYSDAEV encoded by the coding sequence ATGATGGCCTTAACCACAACTCCTTTGTATCCTGAGATCTGGACAGAGCTGTCTCACAACGACTCATCGCCAGGCAACTCGACAGACGACTATGAGGACTACCCTGACGAGCACGCAGAGCTCCGGCAGTCCCTCAACTTCATGTCCCTCATCGTTTACTGCCTGGCCTTCGTGCTGGGGGTTCTGGGAAATGGACTTGTCATCTGGGTGACGGGATTTAAGATGAAGAAGACGGTCAACACGGTGTGGTTCCTCAACCTGGCTGTGGCCGACTTCCTTTTCACAGCATTCCTGCCTCTGAGTGTGACCTACACAGCCATGGACTTTCACTGGCCCTTCGGCAAGTTCATGTGCAAGCTCAACTCCACGATCAGCTTCCTCAACATGTTCGCCAGCGTCTACATCCTGGTGGTCATCAGCATGGACAGGTGTGTGTCCGTGGTGCGCCCTGTCTGGGCCCAGAACCATCGGAACATACGCAAGGCATCCTGTATCAGTCTGGGTGTCTGGCTGTGGGCCCTGGTCCTCAGCTCCCCCTACTTTGTCTTCCGGGACATCGGGGCATCCTACAAGAACGAAGAAATCCTCAACTGCTTCAACAACTTTGCTTTCTCCGATGACTATGACACAAAGGAGGTGGCAGAGCTGCGAGTGTTCCGCCATCAGGCCATGATCGTAACCCGCTTCCTGCTGGGCTTCGTGGTGCCCTTCGCCATCATCGTCACTTGCTACGCCATCATCATCCACCGGCTCAAGAGGAACCGCAACCTGGCCAGCCACTCCGGGAGGCCATTCAAGATCATCGCTGCAGTCATCACAGCTTTCTTCCTGTGCTGGGCCCCCTACCACATCATGGCCCTGATCGAGATGGTGAACAACGCGGCGGCTGAGTTCAGCTACACGTTAGACCACGTCACCACCATCGGGGTCCCCATAGCCACCAGCCTGGCCTTCCTCAACAGCTGTCTGAACCCCCTGCTGTACGTGTTCATGGGCCAGGACTTCAAGGAGAAGCTGCGCAAGTCCGTTCTGACGGTTCTGGAGAGTGCCTTCACCGAGGAAGTGTCAAGGTCCAACCACACCTACACAAACTCTGGACTCACAAGCCGTAGCAAGGAGAAGTCCTATTCTGATGCTGAGGTATAG